CGCTGCTCGCCGAGCAGGACCCCGCCGTCGAGCAGGTGCTGCTGCGCAGGGTCGCCGAGGTCGACGCCAGCGTCGCCCGCGCCGGCTCCGAGTTCGGGGTGCTCCGCCGCGACATCGCCGTCGGCGGGCAGGTGCTGCGGCTCCAGGGCCTCGGCGGCGTCTACGAGGACGTGTTCCTGCCCCTGCACGGCGCGCACCAGGCCGCCAACGCCGCGCTCGCCCTGGCCGCCGTGGAAGCCTTCTTCGGCGCGGGCTCCGACCGGCAGCTCGACGTGGAGGCGGTGCGCGAGGCGTTCGCCACGGTCGCCTCCCCGGGCCGCCTCGAACGCGTCCGGGCGGCCCCGACGGTCCTCGTCGACGCCGCCCACAACCCGCACGGCGCCGAAGCGCTCGCCAAGGCGCTCGACGAGGAGTTCGGCTTCCGCAAGCTCGTCGCCGTGGTCGGCGTGATGGACGACAAGGACGCCGTGGGCATCCTGTCGGCCCTGGAACCGGTCGTGCAGGAGGTGGTCCTGACCGCCAACTCCTCGCCCCGCGCGATGGACCCGGACCTGCTGGCGGGCGTGGCCGTCTCGATCTTCGGCGAGGACCGCATGGTCGTCCAGCCGCACCTCGTGGACGCCGTCGAGGAAGCCGTGAGACTGGCCGAGGAGAACGACGACGGCGACACCGTCTCCGGCGGCGGCGTGATCGTCACCGGCTCGGTCGTCACCGCGGGCGAGGCCCGCGCCCTCTTCGGCAAGGAGCCCGCGTGACCACCCCGGCCGCCCCGTCCCCGCCCCCCGCGCCGAAGAAGGACCCCATGAAGTCCTTCCGGGGCATCATGGCGGGCACGCTCGTCCTGGAGGCGATCGTCGTCGCCCTGGCGCTGCCCGTGGTGGCCAAGCTGGGTGGCGGCATCGGCACGGGCACCGGCTACCTCGTGCTCGGTCTGATCGTCGCGTTCATCGCCACCTGCGCCGTCCTCAAGCGCGGGTGGGCGGTGTACGTGATCGTCGCGCTGCACGTGGTGATGATCGCGTCGTGGTTCGCGCTGACCGCCCTGGGCGCGATCGGCATCGTCTTCTCGCTGGTGTGGGTGTACCTGCTGTGGCTGCGGCGGGACGTGGCGAAGCGCATGGCGGAAGGCCGCCTGCCCAGCCAGCAGCCCTCGGAGAAGCAGTAGCCCGGCGGGGCGCGGACGCGGTCTCACGGCGCGAGGACGTGCTCCTCGACCAGCCGCATCGCCTCGTCGAACCGATCCCCGTCGGCCAGCCGCAGGACGGTCCGGCACACGGCGTCGGGCACGCAGCGGGCGGTGTGGTCGACGCCGTAGAAGGCATCCACCCCGTCGTCCTCGGAGGGGCCGCCGTCCGCGGCTCCGGCGATCTCGCCGCAGATCCGCCCCGGCGCGATCCTGATCCAGTCGTCCAGAGCCGTGCCCTGCCGGGTGCCCTGCCAGTGGTGGTGGTGCTCGCCGTCCGACTCGTCGACCGGCGCCGGTTCGACCCGGGCGGCCCCACCCGGCGTCGTGGACGCCATCTGCCGCAGCCGGTCCAGCACGGCCCGGCAGTCGCCCTCGGCGCGGTGGCCGCCCTCCAGCTTGTGGTTGCGATACCCGCTGCCCCGGCCGTTCGACTCGCCGACCCAGGCGGCGTGCCGGCGCATCGCGCACTCCCACGGCCGTGCCAACCACTCGGGCAGCGCGGCGGCGCCGACGACCCGCTGGTGCTCGTCGCGCAACCGCGCCTGGTCGAAGGGGGCGTTCCACGCGATCACCACCTTGTCCCGCAGGGCCTCCTCCAGCCGCGGCCACACCTGCGCCATCGTCGGCGCACCTGCCAGCACGGCCGGGGAGATGCCGTGCTTGCGCTGCGCGTGGGGGTTGATCGGCGCGCCCGCGGGATCGACCAGGGTGCTCAGCAGCACGGTGCCGTCGACGGACAGCACGGCGACCTCGATGACGCGGCCCGCGAAGTCGGTCAGCTCGGTGTCCAGCACCACCGCGTCACGGGCCCGCAGGACGTCACGGGCCCACGCGGCGGCCCCGGCCCGTGACGACGGGGCGGTGACCGACGCGGTCGACGGGGGTGCCGGGGGTCGGGCGGGAGCCGGCAACGGCCTGGCCGACCGCGCGTCGTAGAGCGGCGTGCGCCACACGTCGCCCTCGAACACCCGCTCCAGCCACCCACTGGCGACACCGGGGTCGCGCGGTCGCCTCCCCGAC
This region of Saccharothrix longispora genomic DNA includes:
- the folC gene encoding bifunctional tetrahydrofolate synthase/dihydrofolate synthase; amino-acid sequence: MSGHDAAGLDDLRQVESELNTRWPETKLEPTLTRVQALADLLGDPQRGYPVVHIGGTNGKTSTSRMVDALFTRIGLRTGRYTSPHLQLATERISIDGAPISPERYVEVYRDVEPYLSMVDARGDVPMSKFEVLTGMAFAAFADAPVDVAVVEVGMGGSWDATNIADGRIAVITPIGLDHVEYLGSDLAGIAEEKAGIIKPGAVALLAEQDPAVEQVLLRRVAEVDASVARAGSEFGVLRRDIAVGGQVLRLQGLGGVYEDVFLPLHGAHQAANAALALAAVEAFFGAGSDRQLDVEAVREAFATVASPGRLERVRAAPTVLVDAAHNPHGAEALAKALDEEFGFRKLVAVVGVMDDKDAVGILSALEPVVQEVVLTANSSPRAMDPDLLAGVAVSIFGEDRMVVQPHLVDAVEEAVRLAEENDDGDTVSGGGVIVTGSVVTAGEARALFGKEPA
- a CDS encoding DUF4233 domain-containing protein, with the protein product MTTPAAPSPPPAPKKDPMKSFRGIMAGTLVLEAIVVALALPVVAKLGGGIGTGTGYLVLGLIVAFIATCAVLKRGWAVYVIVALHVVMIASWFALTALGAIGIVFSLVWVYLLWLRRDVAKRMAEGRLPSQQPSEKQ
- a CDS encoding 3'-5' exonuclease, with protein sequence MYREEVPAHLMTVAQLRSSGRRPRDPGVASGWLERVFEGDVWRTPLYDARSARPLPAPARPPAPPSTASVTAPSSRAGAAAWARDVLRARDAVVLDTELTDFAGRVIEVAVLSVDGTVLLSTLVDPAGAPINPHAQRKHGISPAVLAGAPTMAQVWPRLEEALRDKVVIAWNAPFDQARLRDEHQRVVGAAALPEWLARPWECAMRRHAAWVGESNGRGSGYRNHKLEGGHRAEGDCRAVLDRLRQMASTTPGGAARVEPAPVDESDGEHHHHWQGTRQGTALDDWIRIAPGRICGEIAGAADGGPSEDDGVDAFYGVDHTARCVPDAVCRTVLRLADGDRFDEAMRLVEEHVLAP